CCGAACACGGCGATGGCGATCAGGTCCTCGGCCGGCGTGCGGAAGGGGCCGATGAACACCTGGCTCACCGCGCCGCCCTGGTGCAGGTGGCGGAAGCCGCCCTCGCCCAGCATCACCGCCAGCGCGTGCGACGAGGCGTGGATGCCGGCGCCCAGCGCGGCCACCCCCATCACGTCCAGCGCCCGCGCGAACCCCCGCTGAGCCAGCACCTGCCCGCTCTCGTTGATCAGCAGCACCAGGCGCAGCCCGCCCTCGCGGGCGAAGCGCTCCACCGGCGGCGCCAGCGCGCCCACGAACTGCGCGAGGTCCGCGCGCCTCAT
The nucleotide sequence above comes from Longimicrobium sp.. Encoded proteins:
- a CDS encoding roadblock/LC7 domain-containing protein, which translates into the protein MRRADLAQFVGALAPPVERFAREGGLRLVLLINESGQVLAQRGFARALDVMGVAALGAGIHASSHALAVMLGEGGFRHLHQGGAVSQVFIGPFRTPAEDLIAIAVFGEDSSIGLVQVFFDEFVREVAALPGWSETRPTADAASFERDLTAGLETIFGGQDGAAAGPGA